The following are encoded together in the Neofelis nebulosa isolate mNeoNeb1 chromosome 9, mNeoNeb1.pri, whole genome shotgun sequence genome:
- the LOC131486367 gene encoding collagen alpha-1(I) chain-like translates to MGKQRNIPGVPAASEPVQAPPPGPYLVRACAALRRGASCGGPPEAPSRRQARSSLPPPPGSSPGPWARGWHFWRREIPRGSGQDRGGLPRIPARGRERDSPAFALIWPRRGRGAPTGPAGSRGIVLRGCLAPGSEALDSCKILAGKLFDSLDDVLEPPGEARPRGPRARGAPAAGREGELWQRARGRPARGDRGRGLCAPIGSQGARGVPPRKQGGKWAWRGAREVTARRAAWLRPPTACSCRERTRPSSPPHPRLSSTKEVDAPVIPADGRGNRGSEEERDVGLGAHSPALWGAPQANVHCSQTGSQTCPS, encoded by the exons ATGGGGAAACAGCGGAACATCCCCGGGGT ACCTGCCGCCTCTGAGCCTGTCCAGGCCCCGCCGCCCGGGCCTTATTTGGTAAGAGCCTGCGCTGCCCTCCGGCGGGGCGCGAGCTGCGGGGGGCCCCCGGAGGCCCCGAGCCGCCGCCAGGCCCGCAGCTcgctcccccccccacctggctCCTCCCCGGGCCCCTGGGCCAGAGGCTGGCACTTCTGGAGGCGCGAGATCCCGCGCGGGTCGGGCCAAGACCGCGGCGGCCTGCCTCGGATCCCAGCCCGGGGACGGGAGAGGGATTCCCCAGCTTTTGCCCTTATATGGCCGAGGAGAGGCCGCGGTGCTCCCACAGGCCCCGCGGGCTCCCGAGGTATTGTCTTAAGAGGGTGTTTGGCACCGGGCAGCGAGGCCTTGGATTCTTGTAAAATCCTGGCAGGGAAATTGTTTGACAGCCTCGACGATGTTCTGGAGCCTCCGGGAGAAGCCCGCCCCCGAGGGCCGAGGGCACGTGGGGCGCCAGCCGCGGGCCGGGAGGGCGAGCTCTGGCAGCGGGCTCGGGGCCGCCCCGCTCGGGGTGACCGGGGCAGGGGCCTCTGTGCCCCGATCGGCTCGCAGGGTGCGCGGGGGGTACCGCCgaggaagcagggaggaaaaTGGGCGTGGAGGGGGGCACGCGAGGTCACCGCCAGGAGAGCCGCCTGGCTTCGGCCTCCGACCGCGTGTAGCTGCCGTGAAAGGACCCGGCCGTCTTCGCCACCCCATCCGCGCCTCTCAAGCACCAAGGAGGTGGACGCTCCTGTCATCCCCGCTGACGgacgaggaaaccgaggctcggaGGAGGAAAGGGATGTAGGACTCGGGGCTCATTCTCCAGCCCTGTGGGGAGCTCCGCAGGCCAACGTTCATTGTTCACAAACAGGTTCACAGACGTGTCCGTCCTGA